Proteins from one Bufo gargarizans isolate SCDJY-AF-19 chromosome 8, ASM1485885v1, whole genome shotgun sequence genomic window:
- the CMKLR2 gene encoding G-protein coupled receptor 1 yields MNSTINDSAIDDLYDYMYDYDDFEEGPHNEVQMHALHVASLVIYSLAFLLGVPGNVMVIWFTGFKWKKTVSTIWFLNLAVADLIFVLFLPLHITYVATNFHWPFGKLLCKLNSFIAILNMFASVFFLTVICLDKYISLVWPSIQRHRTVKISGVVSGCVWSIATFIASPSLYFRDTEMKRSTIVCFNHFHETDYSIVHKIHTSLTLVKFFIGYLFPLLTMVTCYTILSIRMKRRATQTNSKFFWMVLAIVVAFFLCWTPYHIFSLLELHIHHSDAYSEWLRIGIPISTSLAFVNSCVNPILYVLISKAFRTHLEASLAEIFKNTIRDISQTGIKSDDMVLSENNFTLLETMT; encoded by the coding sequence ATGAACTCGACGATAAACGACTCTGCCATCGATGACCTCTACGATTATATGTATGATTATGACGACTTTGAAGAGGGACCTCACAATGAAGTACAAATGCATGCACTCCATGTGGCATCTCTAGTGATTTACTCGCTAGCCTTTCTTCTCGGGGTACCAGGGAATGTCATGGTTATCTGGTTCACTGGATTTAAATGGAAGAAAACTGTAAGCACTATCTGGTTTCTCAATCTGGCCGTTGCAGATTTAATCTTTGTATTGTTCCTGCCACTGCACATCACATATGTGGCTACCAACTTCCACTGGCCTTTTGGGAAGCTACTTTGCAAACTGAATTCTTTCATTGCTATTCTAAATATGTTTGCAAGTGTATTCTTTCTAACAGTAATTTGCCTGGACAAATACATATCGTTGGTTTGGCCAAGCATACAGAGGCATCGGACAGTGAAGATATCAGGAGTTGTAAGCGGCTGTGTGTGGTCGATAGCTACTTTTATTGCTAGCCCTTCCTTGTACTTCAGAGACACAGAGATGAAGAGGTCTACTATTGTATGCTTCAACCATTTCCATGAAACAGATTACTCTATTGTCCACAAGATCCATACCTCACTAACTCTGGTAAAGTTTTTCATTGGGTATCTCTTCCCTTTGCTAACCATGGTTACCTGTTATACAATCCTATCCATCCGGATGAAGAGACGAGCCACACAAACAAACAGTAAATTCTTCTGGATGGTCCTAGCTATTGTGGTCGCCTTTTTCCTTTGTTGGACTCCTTATCACATATTTAGCTTGCTGGAATTGCATATTCACCATAGTGACGCATATAGTGAGTGGCTTAGGATTGGAATCCCCATTTCTACTAGCCTGGCCTTTGTTAACAGTTGTGTTAATCCCATCCTTTATGTTCTAATAAGTAAAGCATTCCGGACACATTTAGAGGCCTCGCTAGCAGAGATATTTAAGAACACAATACGAGACATTAGCCAGACAGGCATTAAAAGTGATGACATGGTCCTCTCCGAGAACAATTTTACACTTCTTGAAACCATGACTTGA